One part of the Solanum dulcamara chromosome 3, daSolDulc1.2, whole genome shotgun sequence genome encodes these proteins:
- the LOC129883392 gene encoding aspartic proteinase 36, which translates to MVKFELGYFLFFILIIGTANGGIEGVIKVSYKFSGSERTLTALKAHDEKRHLRLLAGVDLPIGGTGRPDSVGLYYAKIGIGTPSNDYYVQVDTGSDIMWVNCIGCDQCPRRGYHDLELAFYNRKDSLSGKLVSCGHQFCKDVNRGSVSGCYGNNSCYFNENYGDGSYSMGYFVEDVVQYDLVSGDLQTNSTNGTVIFGCGGTQSVELRSSDDALDGVLGFGKSNSSMLSQLASSGKVKKMFAHCLDGVNGGGIFAIGNVVKPKVTMTALVPNQQHYNVNMTAVEVGYQFLNLSADVFTNGVNKGVIIDSGTTLAYLPEVIYGPLVKKILSWQPDLRLRTVNDEYTCFGYSGSVDDGFPQVNFHFENSLTLRVRPHEYLFPFEDLFCIGWQNSGSLSRDKWNLTVFGDLVLSNKLVLYDLEKQAIGWTEYNCSSSIGLKDEITGSVHLVGAHSLSDASSLTAQMALTFLLLVTLLHYSLFNGQS; encoded by the exons ATGGTGAAATTCGAATTgggttactttttatttttcattttgataATTGGAACTGCAAATGGGGGAATTGAAGGAGTAATCAAAGTGAGTTACAAATTTTCCGGGTCTGAACGGACTCTCACTGCCCTAAAAGCCCATGATGAGAAACGCCATCTCAGACTTCTCGCCGGCGTCGACCTACCTATCGGTGGCACCGGCCGTCCCGATTCCGTCGG GCTTTACTATGCCAAGATTGGAATCGGAACACCATCAAATGATTATTATGTGCAAGTGGATACCGGAAGCGACATAATGTGGGTTAACTGCATCGGATGTGATCAATGCCCCAGAAGAGGATATCATGAT CTGGAGCTAGCATTCTACAATCGAAAGGATTCTCTCTCTGGTAAATTAGTTTCTTGTGGACACCAGTTCTGCAAGGATGTAAATAGAGGCTCGGTATCAGGCTGCTATGGTAACAACTCatgttattttaatgaaaattacGGAGATGGAAGTTATAGTATGGGCTACTTTGTGGAGGACGTTGTTCAATATGATCTGGTGTCTGGTGATCTCCAAACTAACTCAACAAATGGAACTGTAATTTTTGG GTGTGGGGGTACACAGTCTGTAGAACTAAGGTCCTCAGATGACGCTCTTGATGGGGTTTTGGGGTTTGGGAAATCGAATTCATCCATGCTTTCCCAGCTGGCTTCATCtggaaaagtgaagaaaatgTTTGCTCATTGCTTGGATGGTGTAAATGGTGGTGGTATATTTGCCATTGGGAACGTTGTCAAACCAAAAGTAACCATGACAGCATTAGTACCGAACCA GCAACACTACAATGTCAATATGACAGCTGTTGAAGTCGGTTATCAATTTCTAAACCTTTCTGCTGATGTATTTACAAATGGAGTGAACAAGGGTGTCATTATTGACAGTGGAACAACCTTGGCTTATCTTCCTGAGGTGATTTATGGGCCACTAGTGAAAAAG atACTCTCCTGGCAACCTGATCTGAGATTGCGTACAGTTAATGATGAGTATACATGCTTCGGATACTCTGGAAG TGTTGATGATGGATTCCCTCAAGTCAATTTTCATTTTGAAAATTCTCTTACTTTAAGAGTTCGTCCACATGAATATCTATTCCCCTTC GAAGATTTATTTTGCATTGGATGGCAGAATAGTGGTAGTCTTTCTCGTGACAAATGGAACCTCACGGTTTTTGGAG ATTTGGTTCTCTCGAATAAGCTAGTCTTGTATGATCTTGAAAAGCAGGCCATTGGTTGGACCGAGTATAACT GCTCATCGAGCATCGGATTGAAGGATGAAATTACTGGTTCAGTACATTTAGTAGGTGCTCATTCTCTGTCAGATGCTTCTAGTTTGACTGCTCAAATGGCTCTAACCTTCTTGTTATTAGTAACTCTGCTGCACTACTCTCTATTTAACGGGCAAAGCTGA
- the LOC129883394 gene encoding uncharacterized protein LOC129883394 — translation MPQGDYIELHRKRYGRRPDHFERKRKKDAREVHKRSQIAQKALGIKGKMFAKKRYAEKAQMKKTLAMHEESSSRRKVDDDVHEGAVPAYLMDRETTTRAKILSNTIKQKRKEKAGKWEVPLPKVRPVAEDEMFRVIRSGKRKTKQWKRMVTKATFVGAGFTRKPPKYERFIRPSGLRFTKAHVTHPELKCTFNLEIIGVKKNPNGPMYTSLGVITKGTIIEVNVSELGLVTPAGKVVWGKYAQVTNNPENDGCINAVLLV, via the exons ATG CCTCAGGGAGATTATATAGAGTTACACAGGAAGAGATATGGGCGTCGCCCTGATCATTTCGAGCGTAAGCGTAAGAAGGATGCTCGTGAAGTTCACAAGCGATCCCAAATCGCCCAAAAG GCTTTGGGTATCAAGGGTAAGATGTTTGCTAAGAAGCGGTATGCTGAAAAGGCCCAAATGAAGAAAAC ATTGGCTATGCATGAAGAGTCATCAAGCCGACGCAAGGTTGACGATGATGTGCATGAGGGTGCTGTCCCTGCATATCTGATGGATCGTGAGACTACCACAAGAGCTAAG ATTCTTAGCAACACAATAAAGCAGAAGAGGAAAGAGAAAGCTGGAAAGTGGGAGGTGCCTCTGCCTAAG GTTAGGCCTGTGGCTGAGGATGAGATGTTCAGAGTGATAAGATCTGGCAAAAGGAAGA CCAAGCAGTGGAAGAGAATGGTTACAAAAGCCACCTTTGTTGGAGCAGGGTTTACCAGGAAACCTCCAAAGTATGAGCGATTCATCCGCCCATCTGGCTTACGGTTTACTAAAGCCCACGTGACACACCCTGAACTTAAATGTACGTTCAATCTTGAGATCATCGGGGTGAAGAAGAATCCTAATGGTCCAATGTATACTTCACTAGGTGTTATAACCAAGGGAACCATCATTGAG GTTAATGTCAGTGAACTTGGTCTCGTCACTCCTGCTGGGAAAGTTGTATGGG GGAAATATGCTCAAGTGACGAATAATCCTGAAAATGATGGTTGTATCAATGCAGTTCTGCTTGTGTAG